The Mucilaginibacter gracilis genomic interval GTGGATGAATTTACAGCCGGGATTACATTTACTTTATTGCTATAAATAGCGATTTGGGCAGCATAGGCACCCATTCTCCATTCAGAAATAGCATAAATATAAATGCCGTATTTTGCATCAATAGTTTCAAAAAAGCAGTCATCATCCCAATCGCCTTTTGTATAGTTTTGGATGGCGTTAGTGCTAATGTTCCACGATAAGGTATCTATCATACGTTACATTTTAACTATCCGTGTGGTTTTTTTAAACAGCAAAAGCCCCTACCGGAGCTTTTGCAATGCTAATTTGCCTTTGACTGAAATTATTTAACAACCGCAGGAGCGTTCAAAGCTTTTGAGGCTTCTAACGAAATGGCCGATTTATCAAATTTGATTTTTACGCCGTTATCAACTTCTACCAGTACAGTAATGTCGTTAATTTCAACAACTTTGCCGTGTATGCCGGCTGTGGTTACCACTTTGTGGCCCTTTTGCAATTCTTCAACAAATTTTTTCTGGTCTTTTTGTTTCTTGATTTGCGGACGGATCATGAAAAAATAAAATACAACAAAAATTAACCCGAACATAATATATGTTTGAGTCATGCTGCCACCTGGCAACTGTAATAGAATAGTAGATATCATTTGCTTAATTAAAAATGTGTGTTATTTAGTTTTAGTTACTTCAACTTCGCCTTTAAGGTGCGCCAGGTTTTGGGCCGGTATGGTGTTGGCGGTAATGGTTATCAGCTTGTCTTGCAGGCCACCTTTACCGGCGCTATTAAAGGTAACCTTAATTACACCGCTATCGCCGGGTTTAACGGGTTCTTTGGGCCACTCGGGCGTGGTGCAACCGCATGATGCTACCGCACTGCTAATTATTAACGGCGATTTACCGCTATTGGTAAATTTAAAATTGTGCGATACCTTATCGCCCTCTTTTATTTTACCAAAATCGTAGCTGTCGCTTTCAAACGTAATTACGGGTGCCATAGCAATTTGTGCAGCCGTTGGTTTGCCGGCTACGCTATCGGCATTGGTTGCTGTTGTTTGTTTGCTGGTGTTGTTGCAGGCCGCCAGCATGCCTGCTGTAATTAGGGCTAAAAATATTTTTTTCATTGTCAATTCTAATTTATTCCATTAATCCCCTGCCGGTTTTCTTAATTTTTCCTTCGGCTTTAAGGTCGGCTAAAATTTTGTCCAATATACCGTTTATAAATGAATTACTCTTTGGCGTGCTAAACTCCTTCGAAATTTCCAGGTACTCGTTAATGGTTACCTTAACGGGGATAGAGTTAAAGTACATAAATTCGGCAATGGCCATTTTCATGAGCAAGGTATCCATCATGGCAATACGCTCGGGCTCCCAGTTTTGGGTTTTAGCGGTTATCATTTCCTGGAAAGCCGCATCGTGCCTAATGGTTAGCTGAAACAGGTTCACAATATATTCGCGGTCGTCTTCCCAGTTCACTACGGTTTCGGCCAGTTTATTTTTTTCGGGCTCTTCGTGAGCAAAGTTTTTAAAGGTTTTGGCAATAAGGGCCTGTAGCACATCACGGTCAACGGGCCAGTAAATAAACTTATCCTCAAAAACCTGCTCGGCTAATGACGATTTTAAAATTACTTTTTTGAAGATGAATTTAATAATGTCTTTATCCGAATGGATGGTATCGTCGGTTTTCTCCAGGTACTCGGTATATTCCGATGAGTTTTTTAGTGTAGCGAACAGCGATTTGGTTAGTTCGGGATCAAAGTTCCACAGTATTTTGTATTTTTTTACTGCCGAAATGTAATCCTTATTGAGGTTAAGCGATTTGATGAACGTATTGCTTAAAATTTTGAGGTTGGGTGCTAAATCTGCCGCGGTGGGCAGGTGTTTGGCGGCACGGCCGGTTGCATCGGTATCGGCGTATTGTACAACTTCGTTAATGAGCGATAGCATCCAGATGTACATTTCGTGTACGCTATCTACACTCTGAATCAATGATTTTTCGTGAATACGGAGATCCTTTTTTTCGGACTGATAAAAGCCATATAACGATTGTAGTACTTTTACCCTAAGGTGCCTTCTGTTTAACATGTGATAAGAACGTTTTTGTGCGCCAAACGCGCACGGTTAAAATTGTAATTTATTAATATGTTGTTTTAATCTTTTTAATATCGGCTATCCGTTTTTCGGCAATTTTATTGGCTGCCTCAACGGTTGGTATGTTTTCGGTTTTTGATAGTTTTAATACATTGCGCACCGCATCATAAATATTTTCGGTTAGCTGCATGGTTCGTTTTTTATTAAAACCCGCAATTTCCGAGTAGAGGTTTATTAACCCACCAGCGTTAATTACATAATCGGGCGCGTACAAAATGCCTTTTTCTAACAGCATTTGCCCGTGCAGCTTATCATCTTTTAACTGGCTGTTTGCCGAGCCCGCTATTATAGCACATTTTAACTGCTTAATTGTTTCGGTATTTATGGTTGCACCTAAAGCGCAGGGCGCATAAATATCAACATCAAGGTCAAAAATACTGTTGTGGCCAACCGGTTCGGCACCATATTTTTTTGCCACCTGGCGCAGCCTGTCGTCGTCAATATCGCTTACGTACACCTTGGCATTCTCATCGCGCAGCAGCTTTACCAGGTTTTCGCCCACATGGCCCGTACCCTGCACCACTACCGACCGGCCTGCCAAATTATCGTTACCATACAACTCCTTTAAACACCCTTTAATACCCATGTAAACACCGCGTGCGGCTACAGGTGTAGGGTCGCCGCTGCCGCCAATGCTTTCGGGCACGCCGGTAACATACTGGGTTTCCATGCGTATGTATTCCATATCGCGGGTATTGGTGCCCACATCTTCGGCAGTAATATATTCGCCGTTAAGGTTTTTAATATACTTGCCATACATGCGCAGCAGAGCCTCGTTTTTATCACGGTGCGAATCGCCAATGATAACCGTTGAGCCACCGCCCAGGTTTAAGCCCGATATGGCAGCCTTATACGTCATGCTGCGCGAAAGGCGCAAAACATCCTGCAAGGCATCCTCTTCGGTTTTATAGGGCCACATGCGTGTACCGCCCAATGCAGGGCCCAAAGTAGTATCGTGAATGGCTATGATTGCTTTTAAACCCGTTGCCTCGTCGTTACAGTAAACCACCTTTTGATGGCCAAACACACTTAGCTGATTAAATACAGAAGGTGTATTATTTGATGGCGGCACTGGCATGGTTAACAAAGCAGGTATGATGATATGCCACAAAAGTAGCTGTTTTTTTTAATTATAGTGTACAATATTGTTTTTTGTTGCTTTTGATGACCATTTAGATTTACCAACTTTTAAAAAGTTGCCAAATATTCTTTGCTGCGATGGTATAAAAATATGTAGCTTTAAAATATGAGAATGCCAAAGCTTTTTAAAACCGCAGCTTTATTTGGGTTTGCATTACTAATTACCACGCTGGCTTGTGTGCAAAAACCCCAACACCAAATGGTTAATGCAATCCCCAAAAAGATAACCGAGCCCGCCGATAAAAACTTTGAAACCTTTTATAAACACTTTGAGCGCGATTCGGTATTCCAGCTTTCGCGAATCATTTTTCCGGTTAAGTTAACCATTACCTATGATGACGATACCCATACTATTAAATTGATAAAAAAAGCAGATTGGAAGTATTTTAACACTTTAGATAGCAAGGCCGAAAAATACATCGTCCAAACAAAACACCTAAACAGTACTCAATACAAAACCATTATTAACATTGAGGATACCGGTTATGATATGGAATACCGCTTTATAAATAAAGGCAGCAAGTGGTGGCTGGCCGGTATTGAAGATAACGGCGATTGATTACCGGGTAACGCAGTTGCGGTTTAGATTTGGCAACTTTTAAAAAGCTGCCAAATATTCTCATAAATATCCAATCATTCCCCAAAATTCAATCACTCAATCCTTCAATCACTCAATCATTAAATAACATTCAATCATTAAACATTACCTTTGTTGTTGTGAAGCACTTGGCCTACCTCAATAAGTTTTTATACAAATACCGCTGGCATTTAATACCAGGGATTATTTTTGTTACCATATCTAATATTTTCGGCATCATTCCGGCGCAAATTATCCGCATAGCGTTTAACCTCGTTACCGAAAACATTAGCACCTACCAGCTACTTAACGGTTTTGAGCAGCAGCCTATGGTGTACAGCATTTTTGGTTCAAGCTTGTTGCTGTTTGGCACGCTGGTATTGGTGCTGGCGTTGCTGCGCGGTTTGTTTGTGTTTTTTATGCGGCAAACCATTATATTAATGTCGCGCCATATTGAGTACGATTTAAAGAACGAAATATATGCCCACTACCAGGCCCTGTCGCTCGCGTTTTTCCGCCGCCACAACACCGGCGATTTAATGAACCGCGTTACCGAAGATGTGACCCGCGTGCGCATGTACCTTGGCCCGGCCATTATGTATGCCTGCAATACCGTTACCCTTTTTATAATAGCCATTTATTTTATGGTGAGCGTTAACCCTAAACTGGCCCTGCTATCGTTATTGCCTATGCCGGTTTTAGCCCTCATGATATATTACGTAAACAACATTATTGAAAGCCGCAGCGAAAGGATACAAAAACGGCTGTCAACCTTATCAAGCTTTGTGCAGGAAAACTTTTCGGGCATTAGGGTAATCAAATCATACGTTCGCGAAGGTTTTGTGCGCGAAAGCTTTGCTAAGGAGAGCGACGGCTACAAAAGCCAGTCGATGGATTTGGTAATGGTGCAGGCCCTGTTTTTCCCGCTCATGCTGCTGCTGGTTGGTTTAAGCACCATTATCACCCTTTACGTTGGCGGTGTTGAGGTTATAAAAGGCAATATAACTGCCGGTAACATTGCCGAATTTATTGTTTACCTGGGGCTGCTCACCTTCCCGGTGATGAGTTTGGGTTGGGTATCGTCGCTGGTGCAGCGGGCGGCGGCATCGCAAAAGCGCATTAACGAGTTTTTGCACGAGGAGCCCGAAATTAAATCCATCAATAAACAAAAGCAGGATATTAAAGGTAAAATTGAGTTTAAAAATGTAAGTTTTGATTACCCCGATACGGGTATCAAAGCGTTGGATGATGTTTCTTTTTCCGCAGAACCTGGCCAGTTGGTGGCTATCATTGGCCGTACAGGGTCGGGCAAATCAACAATAGCCAATTTAATTATGCGCATGTATGATACCACCGGCGGCGAGATACTCATTGACGATAAACCCATTAAACAGCTAAACCTGGAAAGCTACCGCGCCCAAATTGGCTTTGTACCGCAGGAAGTTTTTTTATTTTCGGACACGATTGCCAACAACATAGCCTTTAGTGCCGATGTACTTAACATGCCCGTTGTTGAGCAGGCCGCAAAAAATGCCGCCGTTTACAGCAATATTATGGAGTTTGAAAAGGGTTTTGAAACCATGATAGGCGAACGCGGCATCACACTATCGGGCGGGCAAAAACAAAGGGTATCAATAGCCCGCGCCATTGTGAAAGAACCCCAGATATTAATTTTTGACGATTGCCTATCGGCCGTAGATACCAAAACCGAGGAAGAGATATTAAACAACCTGGGCCGCAGTATGCAAAATAAAACCAGCCTTATTATTGCCCACCGCATATCAACCATAAAAAATGCCGACAAAATTTTGGTAATGGACAACGGCAAAATACTGGAACAAGGCACACACGCCCAGCTAATGGCCAACAAAGCCGCCTATTTTGAACTGTACGAAAAGCAGTTGTTAGAAGAGCAGGAAACGGCGTAACCTAATCAATAATCACAATTAAGAAGTATAATGACTGCCGACGCTTTTTATCTTACTATAATATTAGTATTAGCATCTACTACCTTTGTTTACAGAATTTGGACAGCCATTAAGGCTAATAACATTTTCATGACTAATCCGTCGAATAAGTCAGCAGATTATTTAACGGCAGGGCCAATGGCAGAGCCCAAAGGAAAAAACATTAAATTTATATATGGTTTAGCGGCAGCCATTTTAATAGAAGTAATAGGTATTGGCCAAAGCGTATACGCCAGTTTACAACCTGCCAATAATAATACAAACACGGGTATTAATTCAATTTTAGCCGGCTCGGGCCTCATGGGTTTTAGTTTGCTGATGCTGATTGCCGTTTTTTTACATACTTTAATGAATGAGATTGACGAGAGCCGTTTCCCTAATTACAAATACGTATTTAAGGTATGGTTCACAACAATCTTCATCGCGCCGGTGTTTTTGATAGTGCTGCTATATGCTTTTGATACAACAGCAAACGGGCATTTAGAAAAACTGCTTTCTACCTACCCTGGCGTGGTGGTTTTAACTAATGGCTTTGGCTGTTTGGTTTTATGTGGTTTATTTTTCGATGTACATTATCTTAACAAAAAAACCGAAAGTAATATCAGCAAAAAAATCAATATCCTGATATTAGCCGAGGGAATTATGCTGGCCGTTTTTGCGGTTTTTTTAATGCTCTCCCAAACTCCATTTAGCATCAGGGTGGTTTTTGCTTTGCTACCCTACGTAGTTATTATGGCCTTCAGTATTTTTTACTACAATTTTGATGAGCCGCAATTAATTAAGCCTATTTACGAAAGTGCCGAAATTGATTAATACAAACCGTTATCATTACAATTTTTTTACATTAAATTGAATTATAATACACTTTTTGTATTTGTACTTTCAAAAAATATCTATATTTAGCCCAAGCAAACTAACAAGACAATATAAAGATGGGAGATTTTGATAACAGGGAGCGCGAAGAAGTATTTTCAAAAAAAGTAAGGGCCGGAAAAAGAACTTATTTTTTTGATGTAAAAGCCACACGATCAAACGATTATTACATTACCGTAACCGAGAGTAAAAAACGTTTGGAAGACGGTGTTTTTATCAAGCACAAAATATTTTTATACAAAGAAGATTTTGAAAAATTTGCCGAAGGCTTAAAAGATACCATCGATTACATTAAAGCCAACCAGGACGTTGTTGAAAAACGCTACGAATACAACGAAATACCCGAAACCGCCAAAGTAAACGACGATTTTTCGTTCGAGATATAATATGGAAAGGCCTTGCTGTTAAGCAGGGCCTTTTTTATTCAATAAGGTTTGTCCATATTCTTTTCGGAATAAAATAAACTTCTACTGTAGTTGCAAACTACAGGCATAATGCTATTCGAAGTCTCCGACTTCGAATAGCAAAGCAGAAATGTTACTTTTTCCCTTTTTATAAAAATGCTGTTCGAAGTCTCTGACTTCGAACTATTATGACTGTAGTCTCCGACTACAGTCCAAGTAATGACAAACTACGGCAAACCGAGCATATCCACCACAAGCGATGACGCTTGCGGGAGCGACGAACTATAACACCAATTTCGATGTTCAATATTTGTTCTGTTCCTTAACTTACTTATGCACCGGCACTTTCAAAATATGGCCGAAAATTAGCATGGCTATGTTGAAGTAAATAACCAGTCCGGTAACGTCAACCAGGGTGGCTACAAATGGTGCGGAAGAAGTTGCCGGGTCAAAGCCTACTTTTTTGAGGGCGAGTGGCAGCATGGAGCCCGCCAGCGACCCCCAGAGTACAACCCCTATCAGCGAAAAGCCAACTGTAAAGGCCATTAGCAGCCAGTGTTCGCCGTAAATATCGCTAAAGGTTGTCCATATGGCAACGCGCGAAAAGCCTATTATGCCCAATATGGTGCCCAGTAATAAACCCGAAATAATTTCGCGGCGCATTACGCGCCACCAGTCTACCAGTTTAACCTCGCCCAGGGCCATAGCCTGTATAATAAGCGTAGAAGCCTGCGAGCCGCTATTGCCACCGCTGGATATAATGAGCGGCACAAAAAATGCCAGCATGGTTAACGAAGCCAGTTCGCCACCGTATGATTGCATGGCCGTTGTAGTTAACATCTCGCTTAAAAATAAAATAATTAACCAGCCAACGCGCTTTTTAACCAGGCGCATAATGTTAATATCCAGATACGGCTCGTCCAGCGCTTCGGTACCGCCAATTTTTTGGATGTCTTCGGTATACTCTTCGTTGGCAATCCACAAAATATCGTCAACGGTAACAATGCCCAGTAGGATGTTGTTATCATCGGTAACGGGCAGCGCAGTGCGGTTATTCATCCGGAAAACGTTAATGGCTTCCTCCTGCGGGTCGTTCACGTTAAGGGCAATCAGGCGGTTATCCATCAGGGTACTTATCTTGGTTTCGGGTTCAACCAAAAGTATATCGCGTATGCGTATATCGTCAACCAGTACGCCGCTGCTGTCAATCACATACAAAACGTCAATCGTTTCCGAGTTTTTGCCATACTTGCGCAGGTGGGTAAGTACGCGGGTAACGTCCCAGGATTTTTTAACGGTAATATAATCGGGGGTCATCAGTCGGCCAACGCTGTCTTCCTTGTAACCTAATAGCATCAGGGCTTCTTTGCGGTCGTCGGCAGGTAGCTGTAGTATCATGGCCTTAACGGTATCGCCATGTAATTCACTAAAAAGGGCGGTACGGTCGTCGGGAGGTAATTCTCTAACTATCTCGGCTATTTTTGCACCCGGAAGTTTTTTAATGATCCGTTCCTGAGTAGGAAAATCCAATATCCTAAAAACATTTACCGCGCGGTTAAGGGATATGGATTGGATAAATAAAGCGGCCATTTCGGGCATCTCATCAATAAGTTCCTCTACTTCCGAAATATTAAGATTATCCAAATACGCACGGAGTTGTTCCTCATCCTCCGTTTTTAGAATTAACTCCAATTCCTCAACCATTTCTTTCATAGACGTTCTTATTTTAAATTATCAGCAATAGGCACAAAACTTTATGTGGCGCAAAAGTCGGTTATTTTTCCAAATTACAATACAGTTTTTCTGTTATCTTTGCGCGAAATTTAATTGGCTTGATGGAGAGGGTTCATAGTTAATGGATCATAGTTCATAGAGCCTTAAAAAAAATTATAGTTTATGATTTATGGTTTAAATAGTTCACCGTAAGCATCGTCTTACCATGAACAGTGAACCATGAACCATGAACCCAAATCAAAAACTAACATGGGACTACAGTGTGGTATAGTAGGTTTGCCAAATGTGGGTAAATCAACACTTTTTAATTGCTTATCAAACGCCAAGGCGCAGGCGGCAAATTTTCCTTTTTGCACCATTGAGCCCAATGTGGGTGTTATTACCGTTCCGGACGAGCGCTTAACCAAGCTTATCGAACTGGTAAATCCTAAAAACGTAGTGCCCAACGTTATTGAAATAGTTGATATTGCCGGCCTGGTTAAAGGCGCCAGCAAGGGCGAAGGCCTGGGCAACCAGTTTTTAGGTAACATACGCGCCACAAACGCTATTATACACGTTTTGCGTTGTTTTGATGATGATAACGTGATACACGTTGACGGATCTGTTGACCCGATACGTGATAAGGAAATTATTGATACCGAGTTGCAACTGAAAGACCTGGAATCGATAGAAAAAAAGATTCAGAAGGTTGAAAAAGGTGCCAAAATTGGCGATAAGGAACAAAAACGTGCCTACGATGTGTTAAACGTTTACCGTAACCATTTGCTGGAAGGTAAATCGGCCCGTACTGCACCGGTTGCCGAAGAAGATAAGGATTACATTGCCGACCTGTGGTTGCTAACCGCCAAACCGGTAATGTATGTATGCAACGTGGAAGAAAAATCGGTAAACACGGGCAACGCTTATGTAGAAAAAGTTAAGGCCGCCGTTAAAGACGAAAATGCACAGGTGCTGGTTATTTCGGCTCAAATAGAATCGGAAATTGCGTCGTTAGACTCGTATGAAGAGCGCCAGATGTTTCTGGACGATTTGGGTTTAACCCAATCGGGCGTAACACAGTTAATTAAAGCCGCCTACAAGCTTTTAAACCTGGCCACTTACTTTACCGCCGGTGTGCAGGAAGTACGCGCCTGGACCATTACCCTGGGCTTTACCGCCCCGCAAGCGGCAGGCGTTATCCATACCGACTTTGAAAAGGGCTTTATCCGCGCCGAGGTTATTAAATACGACGATTTTGTAAAATACGGCTCAGAAAACGCCTGCAAAGAAAACGGAAAACTAAGCGTAGAAGGCAAAACCTACATAGTTGCCGACGGCGATATTATGCACTTCAGGTTTAACGTTTAGTTCGTTTAAATCAGAAACAAGAAGCCAGAATCAAGAGGCAAGATGAGTTTTAAAACTTTGTCTTGGTTCTTGGTTCTGGCTTTTTTTGTATCTGTTTTTTTCCTGTCTTGACTCTAGCGTCTTGACTCCTGACTCTGAACTCTGAATTCTTCATCATAAAAAAAGCACCTCTATGCCAGCAAGAGGTGCTTTTTTATTAACTTTTAACTGACTTCATTTTTACGCAATGAAAAAACGATAAAGAACGAGAGGAAGTGTCTGGCGGCAATTCTATATTTTTAATGAGTTTTATTTCATTTCCTTATTTTCCGCCTGGGTTTGCAGGCGTTGTTGTACTGCTGTTATTTTCGGGCAAAAGCACAAACCTGATGTAGTTTTTACCGCTCAGGTATTTTTGAGCAGTTTGTTTCAGGCTTTCGGGCGTTATGGCCTGCAAATTATTGTTATAGCTATCCAGCTCGGTTAGCGGGTCGTTGTTTTGTAACTGTCCGCTTAGGTAGCTTAACCAAAATTTGTTGGTTTTAAAGTTAGTTTCGCGGCTACGCAGTTCCTCGGCTTTGTACTTATCAACGTTTACCTGCGGCGGGCCTTGCGTTTTCAGTTTCTCCACCTCGTCAAGCGCCGAAGCTATCAGCTTATCAACATTTTGCGGCGCACAGCCAAAGGCAATAATAAAGTTGTAACGCGCGCTTGGCAACTTGGCCACATTAGCATAAGCACCAGGCGTGTAAACACCGCCTTCATCTTCGCGCAGGCGCTCTAACAGCCTAAATTCAAGGGTTTCTTTCAAGGCATCTAACTGTTGTTTTTCGTTAGCGCTGTAAGCAAAATTGCCTGTAAAAAACAGTTGTACTGTAGCCTTTTGCTCGGTGCCTTTATAAACATTTTTTTGGAAACGGCCTTCGGGCGGATGGATGCCCAAATCTTTAGCCGCTTGCGCTGCACCGGTTACCGGTAACGAGGCTATGTATTTTTCAAGCAAAGGTTTAATGGTTTCCACATCAATGCTGCCCACAAAAACAAAGGTGGTGCCGGCAGCGTTGGCAAAACGCTCTTTATAAATTTGGTATGCTTTATCTAAATTTATAGCATCTAACTTGGCAAGCGTTGGCGGCGTGCGGCGGATGTTATAGTTGCCTAAAAAGGAGCTAACCGAATCTTTAAAAACACTATTAGGATCGCTGCCACGGTTGGCCAAACTTGCTTTTGAACGCTGAATGATGCTTTGAAACTGGTTTGCATCTTTACGCGGTTCGGTTAAGTAAGCATAGCAAAGTTGCAGGGCCGTTTCCAGGTCTTGAGGGATAGCGCCACCGCTAACACCCTGGCCGCGCTCGCTAATGTAAGGCTGCACCGCTACCTGCTTGCCCGATAAAAACTTGCTCAACTCGGTAGTGTTATAATTACCAGCACCAAAAGATGGTATAATGCCCGTGTTGGCAGCACTCTGGTAATCGGCATCGGGATACAACGACGTGCCGCCTGGCGAAAAAGAGCCAAACATAATTTCGTTATTTTTAAAATCGGTAGGTTTTAGTACCACTTTAATGCCGTTGCTAAGGGTTAAGGTGGTTATGCCCAGGCCGGCATCCTTAACCTGGTTAACTATTTTACCCGGCGTTGGCTGTTTAGCCAGTAAAGCTAAAGTGCTTACCTCGTCGTTATAAGGTTTTAAATCTTCGGCCTCAACGGCTTTCAGCCATCCGTTAACGGTAGCCTCGTCAGGCAATCCGGCTTTATCCTTTTCGGGAGCCATTAGCAAAATATCGCGGTTATCGTTGCGTATGTATTGCTGCGCTGTTTTAGCCAGGTCGGCAAGGGTAATTTGCGGCAGGGCAGCTTTAACTAATTCATATTCGGCATCTATACCCGGGGCAGCTTCATTTTTTAAAAAGTAAGCCAGGTATTCTTTTACATAACTTTCAGATTCGGTTTTGTTTTTCTCTTTTAAAGCCGACTCCATACGGCTCAAATAGCTTTGCTTGGCCCTATCCAACTCGGTAGCCGTAAAGCCAAAGCGTTTTACCCTTTCGGTTTCGCGCCATACAGCTTTTAAACCTTTTTCCATGCCCTGTGGTTTAACCACTACGCTTGCGCTAAAGTTATCCAAACCACCTAAAAAATCGTCTATATCGGCACCACCCTGTATATAAGGCGGGTCGGCCTGCCTTAGCAGTTCGGCGTAACGCGCACCAAGCATGCTGTTAAACAAGCTGTTAATCATAGATGCCTTATAATCCGAAGCGGTTGATAAGCCGGTAGCCTTGTGTTTAATGATAACCTCTGCTACGATAGATGTCATCTCCGGATCGCTAACCGACTGGAAATGGTTTTGGCCCGTTAGCGGGATGGTATATTTTACACGCTCTTTTTCGGCAGCAGGGTTTTTTAAATCGCCAAATTTGGCCTTAATGGTTTGCTCCATCTGGTTCACATCAATATCGCCAACCACAATCAGCGCCTGCAAATCGGGCCTGTACCAGGTATGGTAATAATCTCTGATGGTTTCGGGTTTAAAGCTTTTCAATACCTCTTCGGTACCTATAGGTATACGGCTGGCATAGCGCGATTGGTTGAGCAGCATGGGGAAATACTGGCGGCGCATACGCTCCTGGGCACCTTTGCCCAAACGCTTTTCTTCTAAAACCACACCGCGTTCCTTGTCAATTTCAACCGGGTCTAAAGTTGCTTCCTGCGCCCAGTCGCGCATAATTTGGATGCCATTTTGCAGTACATCGGGCTTATCGGTAGGTAATGGCAGTTGGTAAACGGTTTCGTCAAAGCTGGTATAAGCGTTTAAATCCGCACCAAAGCGCACGCCCGATTTTTGAAGGTAATTTATCAGCTCATTTTTTGGGAAATGCGTGGTACCATTAAAGCTCATATGCTCCATAAAGTGGGCAAGGCCCTGCTGCTCGTCGGTTTCCAGTATCGAACCTACCTTGTTGGCCAGGTAAAATACCACCCTGTTTTTGGGCTCTTCGTTGTGCCGTATGTAGTAGGTAAAGCCATTGGGCAATTTACCGGTACGCACCGCCACATCAAGCGGTAAAGGTTTTTGTTGCGCCAGTGCATTTGCGGCCAATACCAGGGTTCCGGCTATAGCCAGACAGATGTTTTTTATTTGCATTGTTTTTAGTTACTTTTTAAAGTACGGAAGCATTACCAACCTTTGTTTTTTATATGATGCAGGCAGTTTGATGAGGCATGTTTGCCCATAAACCTTAGCGGCCAGTATTTTAATTTAGGCAGCTTTGTTTATTTAACGGCTACGGTAAACTCAACATCTTCGGGCGGCAGGCATTGCCTGTCGTTACAAGTCATGTATTGCAGGGTGCCTTTAACGGTGGCCTGGCCGGTTTTTAATTTTATTTTTTGTTGAAACACAACCGAGTTTTCAAAAAAAGAAACATCCATGTTAAACACTTTTTCGTTGCGGGTTATTGGCTTTGGCTCAATGGTTTTGCCAACCACGGTGTAGCTTTTTGATGCCGGGAAGGTAAACGTTGTTTTTACCGGGCCACCATCTTTAACCGTTTGCGAATAAACGTGCCAGCCTTCGTCAATAGTGGCTTTCATCAATATCATAACCTCGTTGTTGCCTAATTTTTTAAAGGCATAGCTCCATTTTACCGGAGTTAATATTTGCGCGTGTAACTGTGTACACAGCAAAAAAACAAATACTGTAAATAATAACTTTTTCATTTTTTTTATGGTTTATTGTATGAATGATTCTTTAAGCCTGCTAATGGGGTGGTAGCCCGTAAATGTAACGTTTGATGATA includes:
- the yajC gene encoding preprotein translocase subunit YajC, translating into MISTILLQLPGGSMTQTYIMFGLIFVVFYFFMIRPQIKKQKDQKKFVEELQKGHKVVTTAGIHGKVVEINDITVLVEVDNGVKIKFDKSAISLEASKALNAPAVVK
- a CDS encoding DUF1573 domain-containing protein, coding for MKKIFLALITAGMLAACNNTSKQTTATNADSVAGKPTAAQIAMAPVITFESDSYDFGKIKEGDKVSHNFKFTNSGKSPLIISSAVASCGCTTPEWPKEPVKPGDSGVIKVTFNSAGKGGLQDKLITITANTIPAQNLAHLKGEVEVTKTK
- the nusB gene encoding transcription antitermination factor NusB — translated: MLNRRHLRVKVLQSLYGFYQSEKKDLRIHEKSLIQSVDSVHEMYIWMLSLINEVVQYADTDATGRAAKHLPTAADLAPNLKILSNTFIKSLNLNKDYISAVKKYKILWNFDPELTKSLFATLKNSSEYTEYLEKTDDTIHSDKDIIKFIFKKVILKSSLAEQVFEDKFIYWPVDRDVLQALIAKTFKNFAHEEPEKNKLAETVVNWEDDREYIVNLFQLTIRHDAAFQEMITAKTQNWEPERIAMMDTLLMKMAIAEFMYFNSIPVKVTINEYLEISKEFSTPKSNSFINGILDKILADLKAEGKIKKTGRGLME
- a CDS encoding Glu/Leu/Phe/Val dehydrogenase dimerization domain-containing protein, which translates into the protein MPVPPSNNTPSVFNQLSVFGHQKVVYCNDEATGLKAIIAIHDTTLGPALGGTRMWPYKTEEDALQDVLRLSRSMTYKAAISGLNLGGGSTVIIGDSHRDKNEALLRMYGKYIKNLNGEYITAEDVGTNTRDMEYIRMETQYVTGVPESIGGSGDPTPVAARGVYMGIKGCLKELYGNDNLAGRSVVVQGTGHVGENLVKLLRDENAKVYVSDIDDDRLRQVAKKYGAEPVGHNSIFDLDVDIYAPCALGATINTETIKQLKCAIIAGSANSQLKDDKLHGQMLLEKGILYAPDYVINAGGLINLYSEIAGFNKKRTMQLTENIYDAVRNVLKLSKTENIPTVEAANKIAEKRIADIKKIKTTY
- a CDS encoding DUF4348 domain-containing protein, whose protein sequence is MPKLFKTAALFGFALLITTLACVQKPQHQMVNAIPKKITEPADKNFETFYKHFERDSVFQLSRIIFPVKLTITYDDDTHTIKLIKKADWKYFNTLDSKAEKYIVQTKHLNSTQYKTIINIEDTGYDMEYRFINKGSKWWLAGIEDNGD
- a CDS encoding ABC transporter ATP-binding protein, whose translation is MKHLAYLNKFLYKYRWHLIPGIIFVTISNIFGIIPAQIIRIAFNLVTENISTYQLLNGFEQQPMVYSIFGSSLLLFGTLVLVLALLRGLFVFFMRQTIILMSRHIEYDLKNEIYAHYQALSLAFFRRHNTGDLMNRVTEDVTRVRMYLGPAIMYACNTVTLFIIAIYFMVSVNPKLALLSLLPMPVLALMIYYVNNIIESRSERIQKRLSTLSSFVQENFSGIRVIKSYVREGFVRESFAKESDGYKSQSMDLVMVQALFFPLMLLLVGLSTIITLYVGGVEVIKGNITAGNIAEFIVYLGLLTFPVMSLGWVSSLVQRAAASQKRINEFLHEEPEIKSINKQKQDIKGKIEFKNVSFDYPDTGIKALDDVSFSAEPGQLVAIIGRTGSGKSTIANLIMRMYDTTGGEILIDDKPIKQLNLESYRAQIGFVPQEVFLFSDTIANNIAFSADVLNMPVVEQAAKNAAVYSNIMEFEKGFETMIGERGITLSGGQKQRVSIARAIVKEPQILIFDDCLSAVDTKTEEEILNNLGRSMQNKTSLIIAHRISTIKNADKILVMDNGKILEQGTHAQLMANKAAYFELYEKQLLEEQETA